From Lolium perenne isolate Kyuss_39 chromosome 5, Kyuss_2.0, whole genome shotgun sequence, a single genomic window includes:
- the LOC139831541 gene encoding uncharacterized protein, producing MVVERKEEGKEQLIQRPVYYISEAFTESKQRYPHYQNLVYSVFRAQRRLAPYFHEHLIKPRRAVKSEALADFFADWEEALQPISPADLKHWTLYFDGSKNLEGAGAGIVLISPKGDTMRYVLQLQFEPCTNNMAEYEALLHGMRIAKEMRATRLRCFGDSDLVASQTSGTCDATDANMIAYKRAVDQAGANFAGHIVEWVDRCKNEEADTLAKLGSKRLPPPPGVFHDILTHPSVRVPREADITEPPAPEFVLVAVVSDTGDWTEPYMNYLERQVLPMDETEARMIVRRCKSFTIINNEL from the exons ATGGTCGTCGAGCGCAAGGAAGAAGGGAAAGAGCAGCTCATACAACGTccagtctactacatcagcgaagccttCACCGAGTCAAAGCAACGGTACCCGCACTACCAAAACCTAGTCTACTCCGTGTTCCGTGCCCAGAGGCgactggccccttacttccacgagcacctGATCAAG CCACGCCGTGCAGTCAAGTCCGAGGCGCTGGCCGATTTCTTTGCTGACTGGGAAGAAGCGTTGCAGCCAATCTCCCCGGCGGACCTGAAGCACTGGACCCTCTACTTCGACGGCTCCAAGAACCTCGAAGGAGCAGGGGCAGGAATCGTCCTCATCTCACCAAAGGGCGACACCATGAGGTACGTCCTGCAGCTACAattcgagccctgcaccaacaacatggctgAGTACGAGGCACTCCTCCATGGCATGCGCATCGCCAAGGAGATGCGCGCAACAAGACTgcgctgcttcggcgactccgacctcGTCGCCAGCCAAACctccggcacctgcgacgccactGACGCCAACATGATCGCTTACAAGCGAGCAGTCGACCAGGCCGGCGCCAATTTCGCCGGACACATCGTCGAGTGGGTCGACAGGTgcaagaacgaagaagcagacacaCTTGCCAAGCTTGGTTCCAAGCGACTACCACCCCCGCCAGGCGTTTTCCACGACATCCTCACCCACCCGTCGGTGCGAGTACCCCGGGAGGCCGACATCACCGAGCCACCCGCACCCGAATTTGTGCTAGTCGCAGTCGTCTCCGACACTGGGGACTGGACGGAGCCGTACATGAATTACCTCGAGCGACAGGTCCTGCCGATGGACGAAACAGAGGCGCGCATGATCGTGCGCCgatgcaagtccttcaccatcatcaacaacgaGCTCTAA
- the LOC127300742 gene encoding AUGMIN subunit 6, whose translation MSTDREKEREAELEGAMYTNCLLLGLDPAVLGSPAAAASPRVGLFRHSNPRLGEQLLYFLLSSLRGPAQSAKDFDKVWPIFDSAQSREFRKIVQGIISELEQQGALPRSNSRVSSLATCCGPRFVELLWQLSVHALREVHRRTFAADVASNPLPAALTDVSYLHAAALLPVTKARIALERRKFLKNANIAVQRQTTWSNLAHEMTAEFRSLCAEEAYLQQELEKLQDMRNKAKLEGELWDERISTSSGQNSHLVSKATRLWESILARKGQHEVLASGPIEDLIAHREHRYRISGSQLLAAMDTSSSVPHSELLSARAGESQMLDKQEQISLFQGKEEALSRLDDRNGRTQQTVDVAEILRRWTHALQRIHKQSLHLAKANDGEGPELLRSASDGEASTHADSLTATLAEHRQHLVSIQGLINQLKEAIPAMQQSITDLSEEVNSVPSNPVDQTNSRQLLSGQNTVFVRPEESSSEVSEMTSKLSSTHIDKAGSSPALKLPPLFSLTPSSSGKGTQTQRRNALARQPSQEILPQEKTLVLPSTKDQGNGSIHENYGYFAHDIRRSVREAALSKPLSNTESPQDDSSDDGSEHFFIPLSSGTSRKDVGAVGNRRKQKIVISSSQTKLPKSTSDQYFNSDSPIHTTSALSSAGNFFDPLSSSQSFMTDDALDQLFSPPLLLESSLFHDAYEDLLAPLSETDAALMEH comes from the exons ATGTCTACGGATCGAGAGAAGGAGCGGGAGGCGGAGCTGGAGGGCGCCATGTACACAAACTGCCTACTCCTCGGCCTTGATCCCGCCGTCCTCGGCTCTCCCGCCGCCGCTGCCTCCCCTCGCGTCGGCCTCTTCCGCCACTCCAACCCTCGCCTCGGCGAGCAGCTCCTCTACTTCCTCCTATCATCCCTACGCGGCCCCGCACAGTCCGCCAAG GACTTCGACAAGGTGTGGCCGATCTTTGATTCCGCGCAGTCCAGGGAGTTCCGCAAG ATCGTTCAAGGTATTATTAGCGAGCTGGAGCAGCAGGGAGCGCTGCCAAGGAGCAACTCCAGAGTTTCGTCGCTTGCCACCTGCTGCGGGCCGAG ATTTGTTGAGCTTTTATGGCAACTCTCTGTACACGCCTTGAGGGAGGTCCACAGGAGAACATTTGCGGCTGATGTAGCATCAAATCCTTTGCCAGCTGCACTCACAGATGTTTCTTATCTTCACGCAGCTGCATTACTTCCTGTAACGAAG GCAAGGATAGCTCTTGAGAGGCGTAAATTTCTAAAAAATGCAAATATTGCTGTTCAAAGGCAAACAACCTGGTCAAATTTAGCCCATGAAATGACAGCTGAATTCCGAAGTCTATGTGCTGAAGAG GCATATCTGCAACAGGAGTTAGAGAAGCTGCAAGATATGAGAAACAAAGCTAAGCTGGAGGGTGAATTGTGGGATGAACGTATCTCGACCTCGTCTGGACAAAATTCACATTTGGTATCTAAGGCAACCCGTTTGTGGGAATCAATATTGGCTCGTAAAG GCCAGcatgaggtcttagcttccgggccaATTGAAGATCTTATAGCACATCGTGAGCATAG GTACCGTATATCTGGATCACAATTGCTAGCAGCAATGGATACGAGTTCAAGTGTTCCACATTCAGAATTACTATCAGCTCGAGCTGGTGAATCTCAAATGTTGGACAAGCAGGAGCAGATATCTCTATTCCAGGGAAAGGAAGAAGCCCTTTCAAGATTAGATGATAGAAATGGGCGtacccaacaaactgttgatgtaGCTGAAATTCTTCGACGTTGGACTCACGCTTTGCAGCGTATTCATAAACAGTCCCTTCATTTG GCCAAAGCAAATGATGGGGAGGGGCCAGAATTACTCCGCAGTGCGTCTGACGGTGAAGCTAGTACCCATGCCGACTCATTAACTGCAACACTGGCTGAACATCGCCAGCATTTAGTCAGTATACAG GGCCTAATTAATCAACTAAAGGAAGCTATTCCAGCAATGCAGCAGTCAATTACTGATCTTTCAGAGGAAGTGAATAGTGTACCTAGTAATCCAGTGGATCAAACAAACTCCAGACAATTGTTGTCTGGGCAAAATACAGTGTTTGTAAGACCAGAA GAAAGCAGCAGTGAAGTTTCAGAGATGACTTCTAAGCTTTCTTCTACACACATCGACAAGGCTGGCAGTAGTCCTGCTCTAAAGTTACCTCCTTTATTTAGTCTGACTCCAAGTTCTTCTGGCAAAGGAACACAGACACAAAGACGGAATGCACTAGCACGCCAACCTAGTCAAGAAATTCTGCCTCAAGAGAAAACACTTGTCCTCCCTTCCACCAAAGATCAAGGAAACGGTTCAATTCATG AAAATTATGGTTATTTTGCTCATGATATCAGACGTTCTGTTCGTGAAGCTGCTCTATCAAAGCCATTGAGCAACACGGAGAGTCCTCAGGACGATAGTAGTGATGATGGTTCAGAGCACTTTTTCATTCCCCTGTCATCAGGTACTTCGAGGAAGGATGTGGGTGCTGTGGGAAATCGAAGAAAACAAAAAATAGTTATATCATCATCACAGACAAAGTTACCCAAGAGCACAAGTGATCAGTACTTCAATTCTGACAGCCCAATTCATACAACTTCAGCCCTGTCAAGTGCTGGAAACTTTTTTGATCCACTCAGTAGTAGTCAATCATTTATGACAGATGATGCTCTTGATCAATTATTCTCTCCACCACTTCTGTTGGAGTCTTCATTATTTCACGACGCATACGAGGACTTGCTTG CACCATTATCAGAAACTGATGCAGCTTTAATGGAACATTAG